The Nitrospiraceae bacterium genome segment GCTCGGACCAGCTTAATTCCAACCGATGCTGTATGGCGCCGTGCAACGCTTGCCGGATTTCTTTGGTCTCGGGTCCGTAGCGAGCCAGTGTCCGGTCGAGCGCGAGAACATCCGCGGCGGTGTGCTTGACCGCTTTGGCTACGTCGTCGAAGGAACTCTTCGCAGAGGCTGTTACCAAGCCTAAAACGAGGGCGGTCATCGTGGCGATAAGCCCGATGCCGAGCTTTACCGTGTCTTTGGACTCGCTGCTGAGATGATGCTCCGGCAAGGCGGCGCGTAGCCAGATCCCCGCCAGCGCGCCACCGAACGTGCATGCAAAGACGAGCGTACCGATTGAGATGGAATTCATCCTGTTTGCCCTGCTCCTTTCCTCGCTACTTCAACATTCTGCACCGCGGCAAGCATACGCCGTTGGACCTAACAAATCGAGGTACCAACTCAATGGACAATAGTGGAGCAGGGATCAGATCTTGTCATCCAACAGCCTGAGGCAGGTGGGGATTCCGCGCTTCGATAGTCCTCGGTCCATTCCAAGTCAGTGCCATCGAACATACGCCACCAATTCTACTCCCCACACCTTTCATACGCAGCAATAGACCAGACTGATTCAAAAACGTAGAATGTCCCGGTTTCTGTTGTGACTAGAGGAGGGATGATGCGTACCGTGCGGGTGCCGGTGATCCTAGTTGCCGTCTTCACCACAGCGAGCGTTGGAGGTTGTATCGGATCCGGCAAGGTTGCACAGATCTTTACGGACTACACCGACAAGCCGGTTACTGTGCGTGCATCTGGCGGCCTTAATTTTTCCGTTCCATTCGATGTGACGCAGAGAAGCACGTTGATCATCAACGTCAGTCTGCAGGGAGTCGCGAGTTCCGAACGCGAATGGGGCGTCAACTGTTCAGGCTCTACTGTCACGTGCGAACCGTTCTCGTTCGTCAAGCATTTTAGTCCCGACAAGCGAGACGTTCTCAGCTTCACCATGGTGGCTCGGGACGTTCCACAAGGACAGGGCACGGTGAACCTGTTTGTCTTCGCCGAGTGCGCAGTAGCCTGCAGTGGCGCCGAGGAGTTGATCGTCCAAAAGCTGACTGCGGTTATCGAAACGGCGGAGCACTAAAAAGCCGGTATCACGGACCAGGTCTTAGCCTGTGGCGCGCAGCCGGCCTCTTCGGTCGGTCTGGTTCGGTGGACCGGACAGACCACATAGACCCGTGCACCAGATGGACTGCCTTGGAGTTGCGCCTCTCTCACAAGACGCCAAACTAAGCCACCCTCAAAAGGTTTGAATACTCTCTATTGTCCGGCTCAGTCGAGCATGCCGTTCTGGCACCCTTCAAGGCATGGGTGCCGTGGGTGATTGTCCCACCTGCGCGCAACGCCGCAGCCGCTTACACGGTCTCGGCGATTTCCGGATCCGACGCGCCCAACTCTTTCGCCCTGCCCACATGGAGCTCGATGCAATAGGGACATTGGATCGTCAGCGCGACTTGAATCTCTTCGGTAGTATCTTAAGATTGCAATGTTTGTCTTGCTGGCGGCCTTGACAGAGCAGGCAGCCAGCCGATCTCGCACTTTTAGGACACGACCACCTCCTGCGAAAGCTTTGCTCCCAGAACCTCTATTTTTTCTATAGAAGGCGCCACGGCCAACAGATTTGGGGCGTTGGCCATGAGTGCTTTGGCAATGGGCCCGTTGAAGTGAGCTTGCCTTCCTGACTCATCGTGAAACACATCGAATACGCCGAACGTGGATGGGCCCAGGCGCAGCGCGAACCACAGCGGGGTGGTCGTTTCCTGATTTGCCATTTCAAGACCTTGTTTTAGGAAGGCGGCGGTCTCTTTTTCCTTCCCCGGTTTCGCTTCAAGTCGCACAAAGAATCCAAGTGACAGCATTTTCAATTCTCCTTTCTAAATGGCTATCTCCATTGTTCAATTTGAGATAATGATTGTACTCAACTGATACGAGATGTGGTTCACGCTACGGAGGGCTTCTGCCGCATGGAAGCGGAGAAAGCATTCTCCAAAACCTGTGGAAGGTTGACCGGTTTCTCAAGGGGGCTCCTTCAGATTCCCTTCAGGGCATGGGTGCCATGGGTGATCGCCCCGCCGGCGCGCAAGGCCGCCGCGGCCAAGACGGCTTCGGCGACCTCCGGTTCCGACGCTCCCGCGTCTCTCGCTCTTCCCGCATGGAGTTCGATGCAGTAGGGGCACTGGATCGTCAGCGCAACAGCCACGGCGATCAGTTCCTTATACTTTTTCGGAATCGCGCCGTCCGCCCAGGATGCCTTGTCGAAGGCCCAAAACGCTTTCGTCGCCTCTGGCGCATGAGCCTCCAAATTCTTCAACTTGACAAGATTCTTCATGTCGTACATAACCGCCTCCTCGTGATGGTTGAATGCGACTCGTCACGCCATTGCTTATGGATGCTTCACGCGCGAGTGCCAATCACTTCTAGATATTCAGCGAAAACCGTCGTACAGTCCGTTCCGGCTCGATTGTGAGATGACCAGAGCGCTTCGAGTTCCTTTCGAAGACCCTCACGGCCGTCGATGTCGAGAGACGCAAATGCCTGATTAGTTGGTCCATAGTAGAGACGGAAATGTTCCGCTACCTCTGCCGGAGGAAAGGGATAACTGAACGTATAGTGCCGCCTGATCAGACTGAGATCCGACAGTCCCTTGCCGAGTCGTTCACGAACCGTAGCCTCATCGCCCCACAAAACCGGCGACGGCATCCCGGATGGCGCAATGAAGGTCGACACCGTCTTGAACATCTGACCGACGAAACCTTGTGGAGTCCAATTGGCCATGGCAATGGTCCCCCCCGGCTCACACACTCGCAGCAATTCCTTCGCTACAAGTTCAGGCCTCGGGGCGAACATCGCCCCGATCAAGCTCGTCACCACGTCGAAGCTTGCATCCTCGAAGGGAAGTGCCTCTGCATCGGCTTCTTCGAATCGAGCCCGGAGACCCTCTGCTTGCGTACGCGCCCGTGCCCGCTCGATCAAATTGCTGGCGATGTCCACCCCGGTCACCGCCAGACCATCTTTCGCGGCCATTAACGCCACCTGACCGGAGCCACAACCCACGTCCAACAATCGGCACCCGGGCACGATATTGAGGCGCTCGTAAAAATCCCGCGCACTGCCTTCCAAATAGCGCGAGAATCGATCGTAGTCCCCGGCCATCCAGATCCTTTTGAGCCGAGCCTTCAGACTCTCCACTTCTGGTGATAGTGCACTTGTCGACATGCTGCCCTCTTTTGTTGGTTGATTCGATCGACGAACCGTATAAAAACTTGTCGCAACTATAAGTCGATTATTCGCAGCTGTTCTTATCCGGGAGTCTGGTTCTCTTGACCGAGGCGTGCTAGGCTGCGGTTTACTTGATTGGACGTCCGGCACAGTTTGCCGACAGGCCGTCATTACAACGTGGAGTTCCCATGGATGTCCTGTCCGAAGTCCTCAAGGCCGTCAAGCTCGATGGAGCTATGTTTTTCAACGCGGAGTTCTCCGCGCCCTGGTGCTTCCGATCGCCCGCTTCTCGCACCCTGGCTCCCTACCTTTCATCGGACTTCAGACATGTAATCATCTATCACCTGCTAACAGAGGGCCGCGGCTATGCGCAGGTCGAGGGAGATGACCGGCCGGTTTCTCTGAATGCAGGGGACATCGTCATCTTTCCACACGGCGATCCACACATCATGAGAAACGGTTGGTCCGTCGAACCGGTGGACAACGAAGAAGAGGTGCAACGAATTCTCTCGCAGGGCCTCAAGGTCTCCCGCCTGGGCGGCGGTGGAGAGATCACCAAGTTTATCTGTGGCTACATGGCCTGCGACCCGCAACTGAGCGAGGTTTTCCTTGGGGGGCTGCCACCCGTTATGAAAGTGAACATCCGGAACGATGCCTCAGGCCAATGGCTGGAAAACTCGCTACGCTATTCGGTGGATAATGCAGATGCGTCTATTCCCGGCGGGGAAACCGTGCTCGCCAAGTTGTCCGAAGTCTTATTCGTCGAAACACTGCGACGCTATATCGCGCTGCTTCCCCATGAACAAACCGGATGGCTCGCCGGTGTCCGCGACCCGGAAGTTGGAAAGGCTTTGGCCCTGCTGCATCGCAAGCCAGGCGATCCTTGGACGATCGCGTCACTCGCGAGCGAGGTAGGCATTTCGCGCTCGGTACTGGCTGAGCGTTTTCGGCGCTATCTCTCGGAGGCCCCTATTGCCTACTTGACACGCTGGCGGCTTCAGCTCGGCGCACAAATGCTTGCATCGACAAACAATAGCGTCTTGCAAATTGCTGCGGAGGTTGGCTACGAATCGGAGCCATCCTTTAACCGTGCTTTCAAGCGTGAGTTCGGTCTCCCCCCAGCGCGATTCCGAAGCCAATCGAAATCGGCTCGCAACAGCGCCGCCCGCCAGGCACCGGAAAAGGGACACCACAACACAAAACGATGAAGGAAGGAATAAGTCCGATTGCTGAACTCTTGCAATCAAGATTTCAAGTCTCAGGGCATCCTGCTCATCAGCACCATCTGGCACGAGTAGTTTTGAGCTGCGGCCAGGAAGCGTTGCGGATGATTTCCTGATAATAGGTTTCGAGCATCGCGGCTCGGGCTGGTTCGACAATCACCAACTGTCGTTGGTCGAAGGTGTTAGCGCAATAAAGATAGGACAGCTGTTCCGAGGTTCCGAGTTCGACATGAAATTGGCGGCCGCCCTGTTCTTGTCGTGTCGTTTCCTTCGAAATCTCCTTTCCTTTCAGCCCTTGCCAAACTCCCTGAGCTGAGGGGCAATGGTTTTCGTAGAGTGGCGTGTCAGGATCGGTTGACGCAGGTTTCGAATTCGCCCGATCAAATGGCGCGCCTTCGTCCGGTTCCGGCAGCTCATTCCACGCGATGCCATTCCCCTGTCCTTTGGTCAGGACATAAAATGGACCGTCGTCCGCCACGTCCTCAATCACTGAGTAGCGAATTGGCTCCGGCTTCTCCAATAGACGAAGACCGCGCGCCGCGAAGGCTCGTTGCAATGGTATGCGCCGCGCGAGCTGCCTGGTCTTCTCGAAAACACACATATGGCCGTTCGCCGCTAGGGCCCCCGCAAGCCGATCAAGTCGCACGCCAATTCCCGTTCGCTGTTCGAACTCCGATTGTTCCCGAGCCTCACGCGCACGCTCAAAAGTCTGCCAGCTCTGACTGGGAATTCCAGGATCCTGTTCAGCTTGGACAATCGCATGGGTCGCAACGATGAGATCATACAATCCGGAAAGAGATTCACACTCTATATCGATGCACTCGAAGCGGACATTCGTCAGATTCAGCTTATGTGCTTGCTCATTCGCCATAGTCATTGAGCGGTGGGAGCGGTCGATACCGAGAAATTGTTTGTTGGGAAATTGCCTGGCGTAGAACGTGGTCAGAATGCCGACGCCGCAGCCGAAGTCCAGAATGGTCTTGGCCTCTTTGACATGTGCGGCCACGCGTGAACTGATTTCGCGGTAATACTCGTAGCGTTGGCTGTAGAGGACCGGCAAGATACGCGGATCGGCAGTCAGGTCATAGAAGGCGATTTCATCCTGACAATCTCCTGCCCGCTTTCGCTCGACCTGCTGGTTGAGACGATTCAGATCCGCTGAAGAAAGGTTCTCCCGTTGCCACCCGAAGTACTCTGCATCAGATGTGAAATGCTTGAGGCCCCACCAAGAAAGGTGATCGTGAAGTGTCCTTCGTATCCCGTCGTTCGATTCACGAGGCACACTTCACCCCTCACGAATCCGCCTCACGGCCTTTTCAGCATGATCGCGTCAAAGTAGGTCTCAGGAACCGGATGGGGTAAGCGCAACTGTCCCGTCCCAAACGCGACATACTTTTCACAAGTCAATTGCTCCAGGCCGATCGGTCCTTTCGCATGGATACGTGACGTGCTAAGCCCGATGTCGGTGCCAGCCCCATAACTGTCCCCGGCGTTGAGGCGCGAGGAAGCGTTGACCAGCACGGCGCTTGCATCAACTTCGCGCGTGAATCGCATGGCTGAGTCATAGCGCGCCGTGGCAATGACCGCGGTCAGACAGGGCCCGTGCTCGGCAATGTGGGCCATGGCCTCCTCCATGTTGACGACCATCTTGACCGCCAACACCGGTGCCTGGAACTGCTTGTCCCAATCCTCGTCCGCTGCCGGCGTAATAGAGGTATGTCCGCTGATCGGCATTTGTCCCATGAGAGCCACGGTCTTCGAACAGCCCCGCACCTGAACTTTGAATTCGACGAGCAGACGATTGATCAGCGCCGGCAGGAATTGCCGGGCAATTACCTGTTGCACAAGCAACGTGTCGAGCGAATTCGCCGCCTCGGCCCATTGCACCTTGGAATTCACAACTAGGTTTTGGACCATGGGTAAGTCGGCCTCCGCATCCACATAGAGGTGCGTGAGTCCTCCATCGTGGCAGAGCACCGGCATCTTGGCCTGTTCGAGCACCGCCTTGCGTAGCCCCGGCCCGCCTCGTGGAATGATCGCATCGAGACTCTTGCCGGCTCGAATCAGTTCGACCGCTACCTCTTTCTCCGGACGCTCCACCAGAATCCACGCTCCCGGTGGGACACCGGCCTGTCCCGCTGCTTCTCGAATCCCGGCACCGATGACTTGATGGGTTTGTCCCCACTCAGGCGCCCCGCGAAAGACACAGACGTTCCCCGCTTTGAGACAGAGGGCGATGGTTTCCACCGTAACGAGGGGTTTCATTTCGGAAACTACCCCAATCACCCCGATCGGCACACGGACCCGACTTACTTGTAGTCCGTCAGGCTGCTCCCACCGTTTCGTCACCGCTCCCACCGGATCCGGCAGATCGGCAATAGCACGGAGCCGCTCGGCCATTTCCTTAATATCGTCCGCCGTCACCCGGACACGGGCGACGGCTGTCTTCATCCGATCCTTGTTCGCCTCCCCAGCAAAGGACTTCCCTACAGCCTCGACATCCTGTTCATTCGCCGCGACAATTTTCTCCTTGTCCGTCTCAATTCGATCTGCCATTTGCCGCAGAGCCTTTTCTTTGACCGGGCCTGACAGCATCGCGATCTGCCTCGTGACAGTTCTCACCTGTTTCAATAACTTATCCATATATAATTTAACTGGAACTTCAGGCATCAGAACCTCGCTAGACAGATAAAACTCAACGTAAATTCTTCGCGCACCTAATCTCTTCTTGCCGAATGACTTGGCGACTATAACACGCGATTTTTCTGCCAGTAAAGCGCCCTCCTGTTCATTCGTAAGCGACTTGTTTTCTCCTGCGCCGCTCTTCTTGACCCGCTAAACTCCAACCAAGCCATCCCCACAGAACCGCGATCGGCACGAGCATCCAGGCCAGCTGAGTGGTCGTGGCCCCGATTGCTTTCACGCCGTTGACGATCCAGCCTGTGGCAGCATCGCCGCCGCGTGCAATTGCCGTATCGATGAAGTTTTTGGCTTTGTATTTTTCCTCGCGGCTGACGACCGTAAACAGCACTTCGCGCGCCGGTTTTGAGATGGCGTATTCCCCTACACGACGCACGACCGTGAACAGAATGAACACCACCAGAACGGGCATGAGCCCGATTGCGCCGAATCCGATCACGCTGACGATTGGAAGAAATACGAGCGCCGCCCCTAGCCCGAGTGCACTAACCATGCGGCCCGTCACGAACGCCTGCGTAATGAAGGCGATGACGTTGACCGCGAGATCGATGATGGCGAAGAGGCGAGTTCGCGCTTCCGGTGTCGGGATCTGCAGGCCGACGAGCTTCGCCTGTTCCAGATAGACAAACGTCGCCGTCGTCGTCAGACAAAACAAATACAGACAGATTCCCAGGAGATAGGGTGACGTAAGCGCCAGACGAACACCGCCCCAGATGCTTCCTCCGATCGGCTCACCCCTTTGTCCCACCGGAGCTATGCGATGTTGTCGCGACCATCGTTCCAGATGATGGATACAGGTACAGCAGGCAATGAGAAATCCTACTGAGATCAGCATCAGTGACGCAACCGGGACGACAAATGTCAGCCCTGCCGTCAGGAGAGGACCTGTCATGGCACCGGTGCTTCCACCTGCCGCAATGACGGCGAACAGTCGTGCGCCCTGTTCCGGTGTAAATAGATCCGCCATAAAGCTCCAGAACACCGACACGACAAAGAGGTTGAATACCGAGAGCCACACGAAAAATACGCGCGCCGTCCATTCGGGCGTGACATGGCTCATCATCATGGCAAAGAAGCCGATCAGGTTGGCCGCGAAGAACAGGTACACCGCGAGCAATAGCCGATGCCGCGGCACCCGGGCGGAGAGGTACCCAAACAGCGGCGTGACTGCGAGCAGCGTGACGAACGTACCGGTGAACATCCAGGGCAAGTGTTGCACCCCTCCTTCTATCGCCATCTCATCGCGCACCGGCCGCAGGATGTAATAGCCGCACAGAAGGAAAAAGAAATAGAGGAAGGCCCATGCCAGTGGGACGACTTCTTCCGACTTGGCATTCGTCAACGACTGGAAGGATTCCCGCAAGGTGGTCATACGGCGGCATCCTGCCGCGGTACACTTTCCCGCGCAAGGGGAAAATTTGCTACAATGCCGCGGCGGAGGGACCTGTGACACCGGATGACGCGCGCGCCCACTACAACTATCTGATGACACTGTGCATCAGGCGCGAGGAGGCCTTCGGGCCCATGGCGCTGGCGTTCCTTCGCGAGCCTCGATTTGAGCAACTCGGTCTGACGAAGGAAGAGCAATTCAATCTCTATATGGCGACGGCGGAGGCCTTCGCCCCAGAGCCAAAACGGTACACGGCAAAACTGGAATGTCTGCAGAAGGCTCAGGCCCTGCTTCCCCACACTCGGTTTTTTGATCTAGGGCTCGCCCGTCAGCTCCAACACGATATTCAGAAGACGACCGCCGACCTGGACATCTATACCCAGGCGATGAAGGTGGCACGGCCCCACGATCTCACCGTGCAGCGACTCATCGTGGAAACCGAGGTGCCGGAGTACTTTCTCGACCTCGCGCAAAAACGAGCCGCCGCCTACTACCAGAGCAAGTATCATCTTCCCTCCGAATCGAAGACCGCGCAACACTTCGGTGGTCCACCCAAGAAGTTCGAGCCGGACAATCCGACCATTCAAAAGGAATTTCCTGGCGCCTGCGCTCCTTTCATGGCTGCACGGACCAATGCTTTTCATCTCCTGCTGCCGTTCGATTTGAAAATCAGCCGCACGCCGGAGGATCCCCTTGATGCCGGCGTGCGTATTTTCTACGCCAAGCCCGGGTACTCGTATCCGCTGCGGTACGAAATGGGCAAGCTCTGCGGCTACCACGACGGCCAGGTGCTCGACATCGCGTTGGACGATCCAAACCTCTTCTTCGTCTCCGTGTCCGAAATCAAAGAACCGGCTTTCCGCTATATTCCACCAGATCGCGCGCCGGACGTCCCCGATGAATTGGCTTACCCGATTTCCGTATTAAACATGGTCGGCTCACTGGGTCCCTTCATTCAGGTCAGTTGCAAATTCAAAGTCTGGTTCGACGCATCGGTCGTCTCACTGCTGATCCAAGGGGCACCGGACCTGGCGGAATACGGCCTGCAAGGAGCGTCGGGCCTGATGACTCGCACCTATGCCTCCGACCGCGTCGAAGCCTATGCGGAATCGTTCCGGCAACCCTGGCAAGAAGGGTTGAGCTACAACTTTGTGAATCTCCATCTCGGATTATTGCCGGACAAGCAGACGGCGCTCATCCCGTTTAACACGCCGATCTTTACGATCTATCCGGTGTTGAGCCGGCATGCCCACAACTTCGAGGAGAAGCCGGCGTGATCGACTTGCGCAGCGATACGGTCACCAAGCCGTCCGATGCGATGCGCAAGGCCATGGCGCGTGCCGAGGTCGGCGATGATGTCTATGGAGAAGATCCCACCGTGAATCGACTCCAGGACATGGCCGCGGCCATGCTGGGGAAAAAAGCGGCGCTCTTCGTCCCATCTGGCACGATGGCGAATCAACTCTCGATCCGGATTCAAACGCAACCGGGCCAGGAAGTGATCGTGGAGAGTAAGAGCCACATCGTGCGCTATGAACAGGGCGCCGCTGGGGCGCTTTCCGGCGTGCAGCTCCACTGGGTGACCGGCGAGCGTGGCATCATGACGGCGGAGCAGATCGAAGCAGCGATCCGCCCGAAAGACCCCTATTCCATCAGGACGGCCCTGATTTGTTTGGAGAACACGCACAACGCCGGCGGAGGTACGATTTACCCGCTCTCGACGATCGAACGGATTCGCGAGGTCGCCCTCCGCCACGGCATCCCCATGCACCTGGATGGGGCGCGGTTATTTAACGCCATTGCGGCCACGACATTGCCGCCGACGTCCTACGCCCAGAACTTTGAGACAGTGTCGCTCTGCCTTTCCAAGGGACTCGGTGCGCCGGTCGGTTCGCTGATCCTCACAAACGATTCAACATTAATCGAGAGAGCCAGACGGTTTCGCCGCATGTATGGCGGAGGGATGAGGCAGGCCGGGATTCTGGCTGCGGCGGGAATTTATGCTCTTGAGCATAACATCGGCCGCTTGAAGGAAGATCATGACAATGCGAAGCGGCTGGCCCGGAAACTTCAGCAGATCCCGTCCATCTCCGTCAATCTGCAACACGTGGACACCAACATCGTGATTTTCGACGTCGTCAATCACCGCCACTCTCCCACCGCGCTCGTCACAGCCCTCAAACAGGAAGGGGTCTTGATCAATGCGATCGGAGGCAATAGTTTTCGCGCCGTCACCCATCTCGACGTTTCCGCTAAACAGATCGATGAGGCGGCTGAAATCTTCGTACGGGTCTTGGGGAGCTGAGCGACGCGCGCATTGACACCTTCTTCCCCCGAAATCTAGAATGCAGACGTGTGGATCGCCTGATGCCGTTACACGTGGTGTCGTTCGCGCAAATCAGCCGGATACTGGAGATTACCGATTCGCTCGGGCTCAGCCGTGAATGGGTGGAAATTCCACTGTCTACGGAAAGTCCTGGATCGGTGCGGCGTCTGGGCAACGGCAAACTCGAAATTGTCGTCGACGCCGATCAGCCCTTCGAAGAGTGGTTGAGCTCATTGTCACAACACATTCACCTAATCCAGAACGTCTAAATGGACACGAACAACTCCGGTACGCTGCCGACACGGGAAGAACTCAACGCAGAACTCCTCGAAATTCCGGCACCGCCCGAGCAACCTGAGGCAGTTAACGAACCGGCCTATGAGGATGTGGTTGCCGTCGCCTTTCGACATGTTCGTGGGAGGCGAGGCGGTGACCTCGTCAGCGTGATTCTCGTCGGTTCGGGAGCACGACGCGCGGTGACCGCCCACAGTGATGTCGACCTGATCGCGCTCGTGAAGGGACAGGCCGAGGGACATGAAATCGTCCGTATCGCGGATCGTCTTGTCGACATCAGATATCGAGGGCATAAGGAGGTTGAAGAAGAGCTCCCCTATTCCCCTCGCCTCCCCCCGCTCCTGAGGAAAGGGCGCATCCTTTATGATCACGACGGGATCGGCGCCAACCTGATCGAACGGGCAAACCAGCGATTCCGTCAAGGCCCCCCGCCCGCAAGTATGAATGAGCAGATACGGATGAAGGCGGGCTGTCTCCATTGGCTTGGCAAAGCTCAAGACGTCGCCGATAAGCCATCTACCGCGAACTATCTCCTGATGTTGTTCTTTGACGATTTCGTGAACGCGTTTTTCCGGCTGCGCGGCCTATGGCTGACGGCACCCATCGATGTCCCCCGGTTCATCACGTCCCGCGATGCCGTCCTTGGAGATTTAGCCGGACGCTTCTTGGCCGCCTCGACGCTGGCGGAACGGTTGAACTGTGCTCGCGATCTCGTACCACTCCTGTTCAAGGATGTTCCCAATCCGGCTCGGATCGATTGAGCCGACTTCGACGTTATGACTACCGTTTCACCGGCCGCATCGAAAAATGTCGTTGCCCACAATCCAATCCGCCAGTAGAATGAGGCTGGGATGCCAACAACACCACGTATCGATATCCCTCCGGCGCGAGAGACGCTGCCACCGGTGGAACCTTGCACTCTGGTTATTTTCGGCGGGTCCGGTGATCTGGCGCGTCGACGGCTAATTCCCGCACTTTATAATTTGCTGCTGGATGGATTGCTGCCGTCCAATTTTGCGGTCCTGGGCTTGGGCCGTAAACCGATGTCCGATGAGGAGTTTCGCGGAATCGCCTGCGAAGGGGTCAAGGCCCACTCACGCCAAGCGCTGGTTGAAACCACTTGGACTCAGTTTGCCGCTCATCTGTTTTACATCGCCGGCGACAACGACGACCCCAACACCTTTGCCACCCTGAAATCCAAAGCGGAATCAGTCGAACAGCAATTTCAGATTCCCGGCAATCGGATTTTTTATCTCAGCATTCCGCCGAGCTCGTTCACGTCTGTCTGCGAGGGGCTCAAGCGCGCCGGACTCGTGACACGCAATGGCACTCATGGTCCCTATACCCGCATCATCGTGGAAAAACCAGTTGGCCGCGACCTGGCCTCCGCACGGCAAATTAACACGGTCACAGGCCAAGTCTTC includes the following:
- the ltaE gene encoding low-specificity L-threonine aldolase, whose product is MIDLRSDTVTKPSDAMRKAMARAEVGDDVYGEDPTVNRLQDMAAAMLGKKAALFVPSGTMANQLSIRIQTQPGQEVIVESKSHIVRYEQGAAGALSGVQLHWVTGERGIMTAEQIEAAIRPKDPYSIRTALICLENTHNAGGGTIYPLSTIERIREVALRHGIPMHLDGARLFNAIAATTLPPTSYAQNFETVSLCLSKGLGAPVGSLILTNDSTLIERARRFRRMYGGGMRQAGILAAAGIYALEHNIGRLKEDHDNAKRLARKLQQIPSISVNLQHVDTNIVIFDVVNHRHSPTALVTALKQEGVLINAIGGNSFRAVTHLDVSAKQIDEAAEIFVRVLGS
- a CDS encoding carboxymuconolactone decarboxylase family protein, with protein sequence MYDMKNLVKLKNLEAHAPEATKAFWAFDKASWADGAIPKKYKELIAVAVALTIQCPYCIELHAGRARDAGASEPEVAEAVLAAAALRAGGAITHGTHALKGI
- a CDS encoding class I SAM-dependent methyltransferase, which gives rise to MSTSALSPEVESLKARLKRIWMAGDYDRFSRYLEGSARDFYERLNIVPGCRLLDVGCGSGQVALMAAKDGLAVTGVDIASNLIERARARTQAEGLRARFEEADAEALPFEDASFDVVTSLIGAMFAPRPELVAKELLRVCEPGGTIAMANWTPQGFVGQMFKTVSTFIAPSGMPSPVLWGDEATVRERLGKGLSDLSLIRRHYTFSYPFPPAEVAEHFRLYYGPTNQAFASLDIDGREGLRKELEALWSSHNRAGTDCTTVFAEYLEVIGTRA
- a CDS encoding class I SAM-dependent methyltransferase; this translates as MPRESNDGIRRTLHDHLSWWGLKHFTSDAEYFGWQRENLSSADLNRLNQQVERKRAGDCQDEIAFYDLTADPRILPVLYSQRYEYYREISSRVAAHVKEAKTILDFGCGVGILTTFYARQFPNKQFLGIDRSHRSMTMANEQAHKLNLTNVRFECIDIECESLSGLYDLIVATHAIVQAEQDPGIPSQSWQTFERAREAREQSEFEQRTGIGVRLDRLAGALAANGHMCVFEKTRQLARRIPLQRAFAARGLRLLEKPEPIRYSVIEDVADDGPFYVLTKGQGNGIAWNELPEPDEGAPFDRANSKPASTDPDTPLYENHCPSAQGVWQGLKGKEISKETTRQEQGGRQFHVELGTSEQLSYLYCANTFDQRQLVIVEPARAAMLETYYQEIIRNASWPQLKTTRARWC
- a CDS encoding antibiotic biosynthesis monooxygenase, with protein sequence MLSLGFFVRLEAKPGKEKETAAFLKQGLEMANQETTTPLWFALRLGPSTFGVFDVFHDESGRQAHFNGPIAKALMANAPNLLAVAPSIEKIEVLGAKLSQEVVVS
- a CDS encoding MFS transporter codes for the protein MTTLRESFQSLTNAKSEEVVPLAWAFLYFFFLLCGYYILRPVRDEMAIEGGVQHLPWMFTGTFVTLLAVTPLFGYLSARVPRHRLLLAVYLFFAANLIGFFAMMMSHVTPEWTARVFFVWLSVFNLFVVSVFWSFMADLFTPEQGARLFAVIAAGGSTGAMTGPLLTAGLTFVVPVASLMLISVGFLIACCTCIHHLERWSRQHRIAPVGQRGEPIGGSIWGGVRLALTSPYLLGICLYLFCLTTTATFVYLEQAKLVGLQIPTPEARTRLFAIIDLAVNVIAFITQAFVTGRMVSALGLGAALVFLPIVSVIGFGAIGLMPVLVVFILFTVVRRVGEYAISKPAREVLFTVVSREEKYKAKNFIDTAIARGGDAATGWIVNGVKAIGATTTQLAWMLVPIAVLWGWLGWSLAGQEERRRRKQVAYE
- a CDS encoding AraC family transcriptional regulator — protein: MDVLSEVLKAVKLDGAMFFNAEFSAPWCFRSPASRTLAPYLSSDFRHVIIYHLLTEGRGYAQVEGDDRPVSLNAGDIVIFPHGDPHIMRNGWSVEPVDNEEEVQRILSQGLKVSRLGGGGEITKFICGYMACDPQLSEVFLGGLPPVMKVNIRNDASGQWLENSLRYSVDNADASIPGGETVLAKLSEVLFVETLRRYIALLPHEQTGWLAGVRDPEVGKALALLHRKPGDPWTIASLASEVGISRSVLAERFRRYLSEAPIAYLTRWRLQLGAQMLASTNNSVLQIAAEVGYESEPSFNRAFKREFGLPPARFRSQSKSARNSAARQAPEKGHHNTKR
- a CDS encoding glutamate-5-semialdehyde dehydrogenase encodes the protein MPEVPVKLYMDKLLKQVRTVTRQIAMLSGPVKEKALRQMADRIETDKEKIVAANEQDVEAVGKSFAGEANKDRMKTAVARVRVTADDIKEMAERLRAIADLPDPVGAVTKRWEQPDGLQVSRVRVPIGVIGVVSEMKPLVTVETIALCLKAGNVCVFRGAPEWGQTHQVIGAGIREAAGQAGVPPGAWILVERPEKEVAVELIRAGKSLDAIIPRGGPGLRKAVLEQAKMPVLCHDGGLTHLYVDAEADLPMVQNLVVNSKVQWAEAANSLDTLLVQQVIARQFLPALINRLLVEFKVQVRGCSKTVALMGQMPISGHTSITPAADEDWDKQFQAPVLAVKMVVNMEEAMAHIAEHGPCLTAVIATARYDSAMRFTREVDASAVLVNASSRLNAGDSYGAGTDIGLSTSRIHAKGPIGLEQLTCEKYVAFGTGQLRLPHPVPETYFDAIMLKRP